Proteins from a single region of Dyadobacter fanqingshengii:
- a CDS encoding tRNA-(ms[2]io[6]A)-hydroxylase, whose product MASSLTTLGLELPTDPRWTNIVAMQLGEILIDHAYCEQKAASTCISIIVHYPEKTELVETLSPIVAEEWGHFQRVLKELKKRNIPLGRQRKDEYVGQLMKLVRNKGDYEGALMDRLLISGLIEARSCERFKLLSESLEDESLQKFYRELMISEAGHYRTFIELAEKYAPVQEVRARWKELLHQEAEIMRSLTLRGDRIH is encoded by the coding sequence ATGGCTTCATCACTCACCACTCTTGGACTTGAACTGCCAACCGATCCGCGTTGGACAAACATCGTGGCGATGCAGCTGGGCGAAATCCTGATTGACCACGCTTATTGTGAGCAGAAAGCGGCATCCACTTGTATTTCCATCATTGTTCATTATCCGGAAAAGACGGAATTGGTTGAAACGCTCTCACCGATCGTAGCCGAAGAATGGGGCCATTTTCAGCGTGTTTTGAAGGAATTGAAAAAACGAAACATTCCTTTAGGACGCCAGCGTAAAGATGAATATGTGGGCCAGCTCATGAAACTCGTGCGTAATAAGGGCGACTATGAAGGTGCGTTAATGGATCGCTTGCTCATTAGCGGACTGATTGAAGCACGCAGCTGCGAACGGTTTAAATTACTGTCGGAATCCCTTGAAGATGAATCACTTCAAAAGTTTTACAGGGAACTGATGATCTCGGAAGCGGGCCATTACCGGACATTCATTGAGCTGGCCGAAAAATATGCGCCGGTTCAGGAAGTGCGGGCGCGATGGAAAGAATTGCTCCATCAGGAAGCCGAAATCATGCGGTCGCTGACGCTCCGCGGCGACCGGATACATTAA